In Opitutus sp., one genomic interval encodes:
- a CDS encoding L-rhamnose mutarotase, whose product MLEKIKDCNIRNYSIFLRKLPDGNHYLFSYFEYIGADIAADSARMAADPRTQEWWDLCKPCHIPLDDRAEGEWWANMDEVFTTNDTSTG is encoded by the coding sequence ATCCTTGAGAAGATAAAGGACTGCAACATCCGCAACTACTCGATCTTCCTCCGCAAGCTCCCCGACGGGAATCACTATCTCTTCAGTTACTTTGAATACATCGGCGCGGACATCGCCGCCGACTCCGCCCGCATGGCAGCCGACCCGAGAACTCAGGAATGGTGGGATCTTTGCAAGCCTTGCCATATCCCTCTCGACGACCGTGCCGAGGGCGAGTGGTGGGCAAATATGGACGAAGTCTTCACCACGAATGACACCTCAACCGGCTAA
- a CDS encoding IS630 family transposase, which yields MGRKAVRITCSEGDQQSLEKRATSRIESRQRVERARMILGCVSGEQVQEVARRCNTRPNTVIKWRDRFVLLGMKGLDDAARPGAKRTYGEDFRDRVLALLEGPPPPGQARWDGPAVARALDGSVHAVWRVLRKEGICLQRQRSWCVSTDKQFAAKAADIVGLYLSPPEKALVISVDEKPGIQALERATGYVETDNGKIVQGLKSTYKRHGTLNLFAALDVATGLIKTQKTTLKRREEFLLFMDQVVADHPPERELHVILDNYCTHKKCDAWLARHPNVHFHFTPTSASWLNQVEIWFGILTRKALRGANFRSVAELSQAIDAFVAAYLPNAKPFKWRKREVKGSQLRNTIINLRN from the coding sequence ATGGGACGAAAAGCCGTGCGAATCACTTGTAGCGAGGGGGATCAGCAATCCCTAGAAAAACGGGCCACCAGCCGGATTGAGTCGAGGCAGCGAGTTGAGCGCGCCCGGATGATCCTTGGGTGCGTGAGTGGCGAGCAGGTGCAAGAGGTGGCGCGCCGCTGCAACACTAGGCCGAACACCGTAATAAAGTGGAGGGATCGCTTTGTGCTGCTTGGCATGAAGGGGCTGGATGATGCGGCACGGCCGGGCGCGAAGCGCACCTACGGTGAGGACTTTCGAGATCGGGTGCTGGCTTTATTGGAAGGGCCACCCCCTCCGGGGCAGGCGCGCTGGGATGGTCCAGCGGTGGCCCGTGCGCTCGACGGCTCGGTGCACGCGGTCTGGCGAGTGCTGCGCAAGGAGGGCATTTGCCTGCAGCGCCAGCGCTCGTGGTGCGTGAGCACTGACAAGCAGTTCGCGGCCAAGGCAGCCGATATCGTCGGGCTCTACCTGAGCCCACCGGAAAAGGCATTGGTGATAAGTGTGGATGAAAAGCCTGGCATCCAAGCCCTAGAGCGCGCCACCGGTTACGTGGAGACCGACAATGGTAAAATCGTCCAGGGACTCAAAAGCACCTACAAGCGCCACGGTACACTCAACTTGTTCGCTGCACTTGATGTGGCCACGGGCTTGATCAAGACGCAGAAAACCACCCTTAAGCGCCGGGAGGAGTTCCTGCTGTTCATGGACCAAGTGGTGGCGGATCACCCGCCCGAGAGGGAACTCCACGTGATTTTGGATAATTATTGCACCCACAAAAAGTGCGACGCTTGGCTCGCTCGGCACCCCAATGTCCACTTCCACTTTACCCCAACCTCGGCGAGTTGGCTCAATCAAGTGGAAATCTGGTTCGGCATACTAACAAGGAAGGCTCTACGGGGCGCGAACTTCAGAAGCGTCGCCGAACTTAGTCAGGCCATTGACGCTTTCGTCGCCGCCTACCTGCCCAATGCCAAGCCGTTCAAGTGGCGCAAGCGCGAGGTCAAGGGTAGCCAACTCAGAAATACTATCATTAATCTACGCAATTAA
- a CDS encoding transposase, which produces MWNFNERLWRSVKYEEVYLHAYVNLVEAERQLRAYLSFYNDRRPHSSHDGQTPSEVYHLKTKPQKAA; this is translated from the coding sequence CTGTGGAACTTTAATGAACGACTTTGGCGCTCCGTAAAATATGAGGAAGTCTACCTCCATGCTTACGTCAACCTAGTCGAGGCCGAACGCCAACTACGCGCCTACTTAAGCTTCTACAACGACCGCCGTCCGCACAGTTCGCACGATGGCCAAACGCCTTCGGAAGTCTACCACCTGAAAACCAAACCCCAGAAGGCCGCCTGA
- the ltrA gene encoding group II intron reverse transcriptase/maturase: MSSVTETTDESSRYLNGEDCKDRKRQSRKDVGPKSLISDQHVGGVSGGGGVGKVVRLSGETCGGGASCDASTTGTSAAKPRKAGRAVAGVGDLHSSDDLADIKTAGERREGTCSHASQSGKGPDDGWGDELWIKTSPKVRKLQRVLYRKAKAEPHWRFYSLYGELYRQDILSDALDQVIANDGVPGVDGFEVETLAKNEAYRAAWLLALAEEMRTKTYRPSPVLRVYIWKDQARTKRRALGIPTVKDRVVQSAAVIVLQPILEADFHDHSYAYRPKRRTHQAMDKVKEALLSGKVEVVDADLSSYFDMIPHRELLQLVAKRVSDGSVLRLIKTWLRAPIVEEDRDTGCRKVSANRCGTPQGGVISPLLANLYLNDLDHAVNEKCEQKPTMVRYADDLLILCKPGQGAGLQTRLKRWLEARKLKLNEEKTRLVDTRKEGFEFLGFSVAWRQGMKSKRRYPHVEPSAKSLAKLRDKVRMELDVRTRNQPAVAVVRKVNQITRGWATAFHYGNSTHVFSNQQAFVRNRLRRWLWRKYSRTHGLFEFFTDDRLHGQYKLWHWPLTAAWKQ, translated from the coding sequence ATGAGCTCCGTTACCGAAACAACCGACGAGTCCAGCCGCTACCTGAACGGTGAAGACTGCAAGGATCGGAAAAGGCAGTCTCGCAAAGACGTAGGACCTAAATCGTTGATTTCCGATCAACACGTCGGCGGAGTCAGCGGGGGCGGCGGGGTGGGAAAGGTCGTTAGGTTAAGTGGTGAGACCTGCGGCGGTGGGGCGTCTTGCGATGCCTCAACCACCGGCACAAGCGCGGCAAAACCTCGTAAGGCCGGACGGGCCGTGGCAGGAGTCGGAGACCTCCATAGTAGTGATGATCTAGCGGACATTAAAACCGCCGGGGAGCGAAGGGAGGGCACTTGTTCCCACGCATCACAGAGCGGCAAAGGACCCGACGATGGCTGGGGTGATGAACTCTGGATAAAAACGTCACCGAAGGTTCGGAAGCTGCAACGTGTGCTATATCGGAAAGCAAAAGCGGAGCCGCATTGGCGGTTCTATAGTTTGTATGGAGAGCTGTATCGGCAGGACATTCTGTCGGATGCGCTCGATCAGGTGATCGCCAATGACGGCGTGCCGGGAGTGGACGGGTTCGAGGTGGAAACGCTCGCAAAGAACGAAGCCTATCGGGCGGCATGGCTGCTTGCGCTGGCGGAGGAAATGCGAACGAAAACCTACCGACCCAGTCCGGTCCTGCGCGTCTATATATGGAAGGATCAGGCCAGGACCAAACGTCGTGCGCTGGGCATCCCTACGGTGAAAGACCGGGTGGTGCAAAGCGCGGCGGTGATCGTGTTGCAGCCAATCCTAGAGGCGGACTTCCATGACCATTCCTACGCCTACCGGCCGAAACGTCGGACCCATCAGGCGATGGACAAAGTTAAAGAGGCCCTGCTGAGCGGAAAGGTGGAGGTGGTGGACGCGGATTTATCGAGCTACTTCGATATGATCCCGCACCGCGAACTCCTGCAATTGGTGGCCAAACGGGTGAGCGATGGGAGCGTGTTGCGTTTAATAAAAACGTGGCTGCGCGCACCCATCGTGGAAGAGGACCGGGACACGGGGTGCCGCAAGGTGAGCGCGAACCGGTGTGGCACGCCACAAGGCGGAGTTATATCGCCTCTGCTGGCGAACCTCTACCTCAACGACCTCGATCATGCGGTGAATGAGAAGTGCGAACAAAAGCCGACGATGGTGCGTTACGCCGACGACCTCCTGATCCTGTGCAAACCGGGTCAAGGGGCGGGGCTGCAAACGCGACTGAAACGGTGGCTGGAGGCACGTAAGTTAAAGCTCAACGAAGAGAAAACCCGACTGGTGGATACACGAAAGGAAGGCTTTGAGTTCCTCGGTTTTTCCGTCGCATGGCGGCAAGGCATGAAGAGCAAACGAAGGTATCCGCACGTGGAACCCAGTGCGAAAAGTCTGGCCAAGTTACGCGACAAAGTGCGGATGGAGCTAGATGTGCGAACGCGCAACCAACCGGCGGTGGCGGTGGTCCGCAAGGTCAACCAAATCACTCGCGGTTGGGCGACGGCGTTTCATTACGGCAACAGCACGCACGTGTTTAGTAACCAGCAGGCTTTTGTGCGCAACCGGTTGCGGCGGTGGCTGTGGCGAAAGTATAGCCGCACCCACGGACTCTTCGAGTTCTTCACCGACGACCGTTTGCATGGTCAATACAAACTATGGCACTGGCCGCTTACGGCGGCTTGGAAGCAATGA